In Panicum virgatum strain AP13 chromosome 4N, P.virgatum_v5, whole genome shotgun sequence, a single window of DNA contains:
- the LOC120671065 gene encoding pentatricopeptide repeat-containing protein At1g31430-like → MCPSALAPPTHASSEALMATAYHHAMPLRDCNVLIRTLARRGSFPRVMAVYYDLRARGLVADSFTYPFVLRAIGVMKLPVEGRKAHAAAVKTGFRWDAYTASSLVDMYTMLGRADVARKVFDEMPQRFLVLWNMMIRCYIRCGRFKAAVALAEEMERSGATPDRVTLVTAVTACSRAGDLSLGRRIHSYMDAVFGFSLPVANALLDMYMKNRCLEEAVKMFEQMPERNIISWTILVSGYAFAGQLDKARALFYQCTEKDLILWTAMINACVQHGNFEEAFALFRDMWLQQVEPDRFTVVTLLTCCANIGALDQGEWIHQYAEGRKMKIDAVLGTALIEMYSKCGHVDKALRVFGRMQGRDAAAWTAIICGLATHGQASRALELFEEMQINKVKPDGITFIGVLSACCHGGLVDDGRKHFQAMKQVYRIEPRIEHYSCFVNLLGRAGVLDEAERLINDMPVNKDTMPLFGALLTACKAHANVEMSERLAKRIAEQDSPNPGVNVLMSNVYATASRWEEAIRVRSKMAHPTVKKTAGCSTIEVKGC, encoded by the coding sequence ATGTGCCCTTCCGCCTTGGCGCCTCCTACCCACGCGTCCTCTGAGGCTCTGATGGCGACGGCGTACCACCATGCCATGCCGCTGCGCGACTGCAACGTGCTGATCAGGACCCTGGCCAGGCGCGGCAGCTTCCCGCGCGTCATGGCGGTGTACTACGACCTCCGCGCGCGCGGCCTCGTCGCCGACAGCTTCACCTACCCGTTCGTGCTCAGGGCGATCGGCGTGATGAAGCTACCCGTCGAGGGTCGCAAGGCGCACGCGGCCGCCGTGAAGACCGGGTTCCGGTGGGACGCGTACACTGCGAGCTCGCTGGTTGACATGTACACGATGCTGGGCCGCGCAGATGTCGCGCGGAaggtgttcgacgaaatgccgCAGAGGTTCCTGGTGctgtggaatatgatgatcagGTGCTACATCAGGTGCGGCCGCTTCAAAGCAGCAGTTGCGTTGGCTGaggagatggagagaagcgGTGCCACACCTGACAGGGTCACCTTGGTGACTGCCGTGACCGCTTGCTCCAGGGCAGGAGACCTGAGCTTGGGAAGGAGGATCCACTCATACATGGATGCAGTCTTTGGATTCAGCCTCCCAGTTGCAAATGCGCTTCTGGACATGTATATGAAGAACAGGTGCTTGGAAGAGGCAGTGAAGATGTTCGAGCAAATGCCGGAGAGGAACATCATTTCTTGGACTATACTCGTGTCGGGATACGCCTTTGCTGGTCAGCTGGACAAGGCAAGAGCACTCTTCTATCAATGCACGGAGAAGGATCTAATTCTGTGGACTGCAATGATCAACGCTTGTGTGCAACATGGGAACTTTGAGGAGGCATTTGCATTGTTCCGAGACATGTGGTTGCAACAGgtggaaccggaccggttcacTGTTGTCACTCTCCTGACATGCTGTGCCAATATCGGCGCTCTAGATCAAGGTGAATGGATCCATCAGTATGCTGAGGGTAGGAAGATGAAGATTGATGCAGTTCTCGGCACAGCATTGATTGAGATGTACTCGAAGTGTGGGCATGTTGACAAGGCACTGCGTGTCTTTGGGCGAATGCAGGGCAGGGACGCTGCTGCCTGGACTGCCATCATCTGTGGCCTGGCCACACATGGGCAGGCCAGTAGAGCTCTTGAATTGTTTGAGGAGATGCAGATAAACAAAGTGAAGCCTGATGGTATTACGTTCATTGGGGTACTGAGTGCCTGTTGCCATGGTGGCTTGGTTGATGATGGACGCAAGCATTTCCAAGCCATGAAACAAGTATATCGGATAGAACCGAGAATCGAACACTATAGTTGCTTTGTCAATCTTCTAGGCCGTGCCGGAGTACTAGATGAAGCCGAGAGGTTGATCAATGACATGCCTGTAAACAAGGACACTATGCCACTGTTTGGTGCCCTCCTCACAGCTTGCAAGGCTCATGCCAATGTTGAGATGAGCGAAAGGCTGGCCAAACGAATTGCCGAGCAAGATTCCCCAAACCCTGGTGTCAATGTCCTCATGTCTAATGTGTATGCAACAGCAAGTCGATGGGAGGAAGCAATAAGAGTAAGGAGCAAGATGGCGCACCCCACTGTCAAGAAGACTGCAGGGTGCAGCACGATTGAGGTAAAAGGATGCTGA
- the LOC120671064 gene encoding protein FAR1-RELATED SEQUENCE 5-like, with protein MEYSSSEDEELVEDFIDVEDDTGTENIDQGTAVVASQIHAIHPSDGTMPPTGNELLMAADVVGRNDEPRMGMEFESDAAARAFYNAYALRFGFGIRVARSRSERRKGVEVLVMKRFVCLKEGHHKKKPVEPSNKKKRKRLSIRDGCPAMMEVVRRGPDKWVITKLVLEHNHVIASADRAREVQLRRLSGKFQEHENQLQEMRRNVFGDTDAQGLFDYFKRMQSENSGFFCSIQVDNKNCVSNAVWVDARARIAYTYFGDAVYFDTTYSQNENMLPFAAFTGVNHHGDTVVFGCALILDRTESSYGWIFETWLAAMDKRLPFSFTTDEGKGMAAAVAKVFPQCFHRLCRWRILSRCKKKLTDVYTRFPGFHDELKRCINECDTVPVFDMVWGSILDKYGLRDDTWLQSLYEIRHKWVPAYLTSSFSAELSLTHRVETVSRFHRNNFSARVSLSTFITRFDQYMDGLYASEARKDVISFPPEQLLKTNMVLEKQAASIYTRAAFETFQVELIEALQHYAVKVQDGPYMKYDVERDGDPPTRHTVFYNVAEKKAWCDCCRFAFSAILCRHVLGVFVLAGVIMLPEPCITKRWTKKAKTGPELIGLNVGNESGSADSVVSRYNDLVRDAMKCAEKGAVSAGTFKVAKEVLSKAFTEIKGLREKLNKDALQSAASR; from the coding sequence ATGGAGTATTCGTCAAGTGAAGATGAGGAATTGGTTGAAGATTTCATCGATGTTGAGGATGATACGGGTACTGAGAATATTGACCAAGGAACTGCTGTGGTGGCTTCCCAGATTCATGCTATCCATCCCTCTGATGGAACCATGCCACCAACTGGAAATGAGCTGCTGATGGCAGCTGATGTGGTGGGCAGAAATGATGAACCACGCATGGGCATGGAGTTTGAATCTGATGCAGCTGCCCGGGCGTTCTACAACGCATATGCCTTACGTTTTGGGTTTGGGATCCGTGTTGCACGATCCCGTAGCGAGCGGAGAAAGGGTGTTGAGGTGCTCGTTATGAAGCGTTTTGTGTGCTTGAAAGAGGGACATCACAAGAAGAAGCCTGTGGAGCCTAGCaacaagaaaaagaggaagcgcCTCTCTATACGGGATGGGTGTCCAGCGATGATGGAGGTGGTGCGTAGGGGCCCAGATAAGTGGGTTATCAcgaagttggtgctggagcACAACCATGTTATTGCTAGTGCAGATCGGGCACGGGAGGTCCAACTCCGCCGCCTCTCCGGGAAATTTCAGGAGCATGAGAACCAATTGCAGGAGATGCGAAGGAATGTCTTTGGAGATACAGATGCTCAAGGACTGTTTGATTACTTCAAGAGAATGCAGTCAGAGAACTCTGGTTTTTTCTGTTCTATACAAGTCGACAATAAGAACTGTGTAAGCAATGCAGTTTGGGTTGATGCAAGAGCTAGAATAGCCTACACATACTTTGGGGATGCTGTTTACTTCGACACTACTTATAGTCAAAATGAGAATATGCTGCCCTTTGCAGCTTTCACAGGTGTGAATCACCATGGTGACACTGTTGTTTTTGGTTGTGCCTTAATTTTGGACAGGACAGAATCTTCATATGGTTGgatttttgagacatggttggCAGCGATGGATAAACGGTTGCCATTTTCCTTTACTACCGATGAAGGCAAGGGAATGGCAGCTGCAGTTGCTAAAGTATTTCCTCAATGTTTTCATCGTCTTTGCAGATGGCGAATCTTGTCCAGATGTAAGAAGAAATTGACTGATGTCTACACGAGATTTCCTGGGTTCCATGATGAGCTAAAGAGATGTATCAACGAGTGTGATACTGTGCCTGTTTTTGACATGGTCTGGGGCTCCATTCTTGACAAGTATGGCCTGAGAGATGATACTTGGCTTCAGTCACTGTATGAGATAAGGCACAAATGGGTTCCTGCATACCTAACCAGCTCCTTCTCCGCTGAGTTGTCATTAACTCATAGAGTAGAAACAGTCAGCAGGTTTCATAGGAATAACTTCAGTGCAAGAGTTTCTTTGAGTACTTTTATCACTAGATTTGATCAGTACATGGATGGTTTGTATGCAAGTGAAGCCCGGAAAGACGTCATTTCATTTCCTCCTGAACAACTTCTGAAAACCAACATGGTCTTGGAAAAACAAGCGGCAAGCATCTACACCAGAGCTGCATTTGAAACATTCCAGGTGGAATTGATTGAAGCATTGCAGCATTATGCCGTTAAAGTTCAGGATGGACCATACATGAAGTACGATGTCGAAAGAGATGGTGATCCTCCTACCAGGCATACCGTTTTCTACAACGTAGCTGAGAAGAAGGCCTGGTGCGATTGCTGCCGGTTTGCCTTCTCAGCGATACTTTGCAGGCATGTCCTTGGGGTGTTCGTCTTGGCTGGTGTCATCATGCTTCCGGAGCCATGCATCACGAAGCGATGGACAAAGAAGGCCAAGACGGGACCGGAACTGATTGGGCTTAATGTCGGGAATGAAAGTGGCAGCGCAGATTCAGTGGTTTCCAGATACAATGATCTTGTTCGTGACGCGATGAAGTGTGCTGAGAAGGGAGCTGTATCAGCCGGCACCTTCAAAGTTGCCAAGGAAGTGCTGAGTAAAGCGTTCACGGAGATCAAGGGTCTTAGGGAGAAACTGAACAAGGATGCTCTGCAGTCTGCAGCAAGTAGATAG
- the LOC120671067 gene encoding aurachin C monooxygenase/isomerase-like codes for MGKRVAVVVGGSVAGLACAHAVAGAGWDVVVLEKAAAPAAGGGTGAGLGLDAQSMETLARWIPGWGLDAATLPLAVDLNRATDSVTKAGRTLARDDGFNFRAAHWGDLHRRLHEALPPAATVLWGHQLLSFEAPGDAGGVVATARVLWTGETVDVPGDLLVAADGSTSSIRRRLLPDLKLRYSGYCAWRGVFDFTGKESSDTMVGIRRAYPELGNCLYFDLAYKTHAVLYELPRSRLNWLWYINGPEPELTGSSVTMEATGAMVARMRDEAERVWCPELARLVRETAASFVNVIYDADPLPPRLSWAGGRAVVLVGDAAHPTTPHGLRSTNMSVADARALGRCLARWGSEPTPARALAEYEAARLPVVAAQVLHARRLGRIKQGLPVDGEAEGFDVRTATAEAALELRQRTMPFFGGVPTADDGSL; via the exons ATGGGCAAGAGGGTGGCCGTGGTGGTGGGAGGGAGCGTGGCGGGGCTGGCGTGCGCGCACGCCGTGGCGGGCGCGGGATGGGACGTGGTTGtgctggagaaggcggcggcgccggcggccgggggcggCACGGGCGCCGGGCTGGGGCTCGACGCGCAGTCCATGGAGACGCTCGCCCGCTGGATCCCCGGGTGGGGCCTCGACGCGGCCACGCTGCCGCTCGCCGTTGACCTG AACAGAGCAACGGACAGCGTGACGAAGGCGGGGCGGACGCTGGCTAGAGACGACGGCTTCAACTTCCGCGCGGCGCACTGGGGCGACCTGCACCGGCGGCTGCACGAGGCGCTGCCGCCCGCGGCCACCGTGCTCTGGGGCCACCAGCTCCTGTCGTTCGAGGCGCCGGGCGACGCCGGCGGGGTCGTCGCGACGGCCCGCGTGCTGTGGACGGGGGAAACGGTTGATGTCCCTGGGGACCTGCTCGTCGCGGCGGACGGCTCCACGTCgtccatccgccgccgcctcctccccgaccTCAAGCTCAG GTACTCCGGGTACTGTGCGTGGCGAGGCGTGTTCGATTTCACCGGGAAGGAGAGCTCCGACACCATGGTCGGCATCCGAAGAGCCTACCCGGAGCTCGGCAACTGCCTCTACTTCGACCTCGCTTACAAGACGCACGCCGTGCTCTACGAACTGCCGAGGAGCAGGCTCAACTGGCTCTGGTACATCAATGGCCCAGAGCCGGAGCTCACG GGGAGCtcggtgaccatggaggcgaccgGTGCCATGGTGGCGCGGATGCGGGACGAGGCCGAGCGCGTCTGGTGCCCCGAGCTGGCGCGGCTGGTCCGGGAGACCGCGGCGTCGTTCGTGAACGTGATCTACGACGCGGACCCGCTTCCGCCGCGGCTGTCGTGGGCGGGCGGCCGCGCGGTGGTGCTGGTCGGCGACGCGGCGCACCCGACCACCCCGCACGGCCTGCGGAGCACCAACATGTCCGTCGcggacgcgcgcgcgctcgggcGGTGCCTGGCGAGGTGGGGCTCCGAGCcgacgcccgcgcgcgcgctggcggagtacgaggcggcgcggctgccCGTGGTGGCCGCGCAGGTGCTGCACGCGCGCCGGCTCGGGCGGATCAAGCAGGGCCTACcggtggacggcgaggcggaggggTTCGACGTGAGGACGGCGACCGCGGAGGCCGCGCTGGAGCTGCGGCAGAGGACGATGCCGTTCTTTGGAGGCGTGCCCACCGCAGATGATGGCAGTTTGTGA